The Microcoleus sp. bin38.metabat.b11b12b14.051 genomic sequence TTAGCAAAATCATCCATTGAAAAAGATGCTTTTGCGCTTTGAGAACCTGTAGATTTGGAATTCATGTCAGTTTAGTTGTCAGTTATCAGTTGTCAGTTGTCAGTTGTCAGTTGACAGTTGTTAGTTGTCAGTTGTTGAAGGAAGAAGGAAGATGTTCCCCCACTCTCCCACTCTCCCCCTCTCCCCATCTTCCCATCTTCCACACCCTAAGCTGGTTGAAGTTCTTGATGAAATAGCTGCTTCACCTGCACCCACGATTCGGCTGCTGCGGTAGCGTTGTAACTGCCGCGATGGTCGCAGAAGAAGCCATGATCGGCATTGTACCGGAAAATTTGGTGAGGAATTATGTGTTTTTCCAATTCTGCGGCGATTTGGTCAACTTGTTCTGACGGAATGCTGGCATCTTGAGTGCCGAAAAAGGCGTAGAGAGTGCCTTTAATGTCGGCTGTACGATCGATCGTGGGAGCTCCACCTCCGGGGGTGAGAGTGGCGATACCGGCGCCGTAGAACGACGCTGTAGCCTTGATTTCGGGCAAAGTGGCGGCGAGGTAGGCGACGTGTCCGCCAAAGCAGAAACCGATGCAGCCAAAACCTTGCTGTTGGACGGATGGTAAGGTTTTGAGGTAATTGATGGTGGCTTGAATGTCGCTCAGCAGTTGGGATGCGGTAGTTTGTTCTTTGTATTCTCTGCCGATTTTGATGGATTCGGGTGTGTAGCCGGTTTCAAAGCCGGGGGCTTGACGTTGATAAATGGCTGGGGCGATCGCCAGATATCCTTCTTTTGCTATTCTGTCAGTAACTTCGCGGATGTGTGGGTTGACGCCAAAGATTTCTTGAATCACGATAACTGCGGGTAATTGTCCTGCGCCGGCGGGTTGGGCTAGGTAAGCGGCGATTTGCAAATCTCTGTTGGGAATTGTGACGTTAGTTGTGTGAATTTCTGGGTTGGTCATGGTTAGTTTTTGTGCAATTCTATTTGATTTAAGAATAAGATTTTTTTAACCGCAGAGGGCGCAGAGGGCGCGGAGGAAGACAAGATAGAGAGAAGAGAAGAGAGGTGAGGGGGAGTTTTATAAATAGGTTATAGTAACTCGTCGCTATTTTTACAATATCACGTTTCCCGGAAATTGCTGTTTTAAAACAGGCATTACTGGACAAGGTTTTTGCTCTTGCAAATTCTCCGGTTTGTTCCAAGTAAAAGGCCCTTTCTTCTCGGCGGCCATCCACAGCAAGCTTTTTGCTCTTGTCATGGCTACATACAGCAATCGAAACTCTTCTGCTGTTTTCAAATAACCTGCTTGTTCCCAGGCTTCGCCGAGATTTGGTAATGGATATTTTTCGTGCAAACTCGCTCGAATTTGCGCTCTTGCTACTTCGGCTAAGGTGAAATCTCCGAGAAATCTAGTTTGTGGCAAAACTCGCAAACTTCCGGGGATGGTTTGGTCGTGCAAAAATGGCAAAAATACGCAATCCCAATCTAATCCTTTGGCTTTGTGCATGGTAATAATTGTGAGTTGACCTTTGCTGGTGTAGCGTTCTTCTATTTTGTCGTCTGCATCCACGGGTTCAAATCTTTCGGAACTGACTATTTCGCTGAGCACTGACAAAATATTACTCATTGAATTGTTACCGGCGGTTTGGATTGCTACTCGTTCTGCTAATTTGTCGGCGGTGGCTAATTCTGTTTGGTCGTATTGCAGCGCTAAGGCTAAGAATGAGATGATTTGGTAGGGCGGTAACTCTAAGCGTGCTTGCAGCAAACCGCAGCAAAAATAACGGCATTTGCGAACTGGTTCTGACTGCTGCGGGTCTAGGGGGCCTGGATACAGGAATTGTTCGGGGCTGGTTGCAAAGGTATTGTAGTCTTGTTTGGGGATGAGTTGTCGATCGCTCAAAATCTTTAAGGCTGCTTTTAGGTAGTCTGGTGAGTGCGGGCGATCGAGAAATTGCAGCAGTGTTAATATTTCCCAAGGTACTTGAGAATGTCTGTCGCGTTCTCCCACATCCTCAATTTTAATCCCGTATTTCCGCAAATCACAGCTCAATCCGTGTTTTCGCGGATTTTCCAGGACTTCTTTGATAAACTTGCCTTGTTTGTTTTCTCGTACCAAAACTGCCATCGATTTGAGATTTTCTAATGGCAATTTGGCGCGATTGTCTTCATCACTGGCTTCACCGCCAGATTCCTGATTTTGCTGGTAACTTTCCCATTCAAAATCCGCAGGTAAAAATTCCTCTACCAACTCAATTACCCGCTTACCAATCAACTCAACTGTATGGTAAATATCGCGGGGAGTATGCAATTCTAATCCAATCCCGATCGGAGCGGGATTAGCATTTTGCTGTGGGTCATCACTAGGAACTGGCTTAATTGTTTGGTCTCGAAAAGGCTGTTCGGTTCCTGCTAATTCTGAGCTATTTACCCATTGCAACATAAAGTTAGCTGCATCGATTATTACCTGGGTGCTGCGGCCTGCACCGTCCATCGTTGCTAACTTATTTTCAATTTGGCAATCTTCGCAAAATTTCCGAAAATAAATCGGATCGGCGGGAGTGAATGTTGAGTTAATTGCTTGATTTGGGTCGCCAACTCTGATAAAATTTTCCAGTGAGTTAGGACTGTCGGTTTCGCTAGCTAATATTTTCAAAAGCTTAGTCTGCAAAGGTGTAGAATCCTGGGCTTCGTCCTCGAAAACCGCAAATACTTGTTTTTGCTCGATCGCCCTAGCCTTCGGATTGTCCAACACCCGCAAAGCTGCTAAAATCATTTCGTCGTAATCGATGAATTCCCGACTTCTCAACAAAGCCTGATATTTTTGATATAAACCGCCAGCTACGGCTAAAATTTCATAGTCGTCTCTAGAATCAATATTGCCCATTTCTAACAACTCTTCGGGCGATAAACCCGAAGATTTTGCTTCGTGAATCACAGTTTTAGCTAACTGCGGCAAAATCTCTGTCCGCAAAACCGATTGTCGGCGCAATCTCTCTGTTTCTTCTCCATCAAATTGCTGTCCTTCTAACAAAACTTGATATCGGCGCGGATTTTCTCCGATCCAAAGTTCTACACAAGTGCGAATTAAACGATGACTTTGAGTGGTATTGACTAATGTCGAATTTTCGAGATTTAAACCCGATAAGTCGGGATGGCGCATCGCAATATTTAAAGCTAAACCGTGCAAAGTGTGCACAGCAAAACCGCCTTGAGATAAAGACAATTCTGCCAATCTTTGACGAATTTTAGCTTTAATATTAGCAGCAGCCGATCGCGTAAACGTCACCACAATTAACTGGCGGCGGTTGTGCAGTCGGTTGCGGGCGATCGCAATTGCCGACGCAGCAGCCATTCCCGTAGACTTCCCGGCCCCTGGAACCGCCGAAACCGCAAGGGGCCCGCCCGCCCAATCTGCCATCTCGTGCTGGCCCTTACGCAAGCTGTCGCGAATTTTACCGCAAGCAGCAGCCAAAAGGGCGGCCGGCTCTAACTCGGAGAAAGTGCTGTTCGGGCGATCGATCTCGGCAGTCGATCGACTAAAATCAGGATCAAATTCATCAGTCATGATTCCATCCGCGTTTATCTGCGTTCATCTGCGGTTAAAAATAAAAAAAAATTAACCTCTACCGTTTCAATTTCCGTATCCGCTCAACAAACCTTATCTATCTGAGCTTAGATTAAAACCAGCATAAAATCCAATACCCAAACCTTTTTACAGGAAAAATCCCCAATGAAAACTCACCTCAAAACCAATTTCGGGCCACACCAGCCAAACCCAGCCAACAACAGCAAAATTCGCTTTGCGGTGGTAGCATTATTAACTTTATCCTCCGCCATTGCGTTACCAAGCTGCGGAGCCCCACCACCGGGAAGCACCAGCGGAGAAAATCCAGCCGCTGCTGGCTCCACAAACCGTTTTGCTTCATCCCGCAGCAGTGAAAAGCAAGTAGTCGCATCGGCTCCACAATCTGCACCCGCACCTATAAGCAAACCCGCAAATGCAGATGCAAAAGTTGCTGCTGACACCGCAAAAAAAACAGCCGCAGAAAGTCCAGCAACTGCTCCCCAACTGATTAAAAAAGCCGAACTCAGTTTAGTTGTTAAATCAATTGACAGCAGCACTAAATCTGTTACCGATATTGTCAAAAAACAGCGAGGCGATATCTTGGCTTTCCAAAACCAAAAGCCGCCTGATTCTAGTGTACGCCAAACTGCAACGGTGCAGATTCGCGTCCCTCAAGAAAAGTTAGAAACTACTTTAGATGCTTTAGCAAAACTCGGAAGTGTGGAAAATCGAGGGCTTACCGCTGAGGATGTTAGCGAGCAATTAGTTGACAGCGAGGCGAGGCTACGCAACCTCCGCAAATCCGAGGAAGTTGTGTTAAAAATTATGGATCGCTCCGGCTCTGTGGGCGACGTGCTCAAGGCTTCTGAACAGTTGAGCAATATTCGGGAGTCGATCGAGCGCATCGACGCTCAGTTAAAAAGTTTGCGGAATCAAGTAGCCTATTCTACCATTAGCTTAACCCTAGAAGCAGCAGTCTCAGCCCAGCAAGATCCCGAACCTTCTCTCGGTTTGCGGGCGCAGGAAACTTGGGGAAAAGCCACTCATTCTGTGAGCGAATTAACTCTCGGTTTGTTTGCTTCAGCTATTTGGCTGTTGGCTTATAGTCCTTATTTCTTAGTAATTGGGGCTGCGACTTACGGTGTTATTCGATTTAAGAAACAGCATTCTGTTCCGAAAATTTCAGAACCGAAACCGCCTATGACAGTTGACAGTTGACAGCTTGCGCTGAGCGACTTGCCCCGAGCGAAGTCGAGGGGAGTCGAAGAGTTGACAGTTGTCATTAGATGTCGTAGCCTACTGACAACTGTTCGTAGTGCGTCCTGGCGTCCGCTTGCTTGGCTGCGGACGCCAGGACGCACTACGAACCAATTTTAGATCGATCGCACTTGATGTCATTTCCAATTGAAAATCGCCAATCAAAAATGGTATAAGGTGCGTCGCCATGAGATTGTCGATCTTTGTTTAGGGATTTTCGATGGCGACGCACCCTACTAATCACAACAGTCAACAGTCAACAGTCAACAGTCAACTGTCAACTCTTCGACTCCC encodes the following:
- a CDS encoding DUF4349 domain-containing protein encodes the protein MKTHLKTNFGPHQPNPANNSKIRFAVVALLTLSSAIALPSCGAPPPGSTSGENPAAAGSTNRFASSRSSEKQVVASAPQSAPAPISKPANADAKVAADTAKKTAAESPATAPQLIKKAELSLVVKSIDSSTKSVTDIVKKQRGDILAFQNQKPPDSSVRQTATVQIRVPQEKLETTLDALAKLGSVENRGLTAEDVSEQLVDSEARLRNLRKSEEVVLKIMDRSGSVGDVLKASEQLSNIRESIERIDAQLKSLRNQVAYSTISLTLEAAVSAQQDPEPSLGLRAQETWGKATHSVSELTLGLFASAIWLLAYSPYFLVIGAATYGVIRFKKQHSVPKISEPKPPMTVDS
- a CDS encoding dienelactone hydrolase family protein encodes the protein MTNPEIHTTNVTIPNRDLQIAAYLAQPAGAGQLPAVIVIQEIFGVNPHIREVTDRIAKEGYLAIAPAIYQRQAPGFETGYTPESIKIGREYKEQTTASQLLSDIQATINYLKTLPSVQQQGFGCIGFCFGGHVAYLAATLPEIKATASFYGAGIATLTPGGGAPTIDRTADIKGTLYAFFGTQDASIPSEQVDQIAAELEKHIIPHQIFRYNADHGFFCDHRGSYNATAAAESWVQVKQLFHQELQPA
- a CDS encoding ATP-dependent helicase codes for the protein MTDEFDPDFSRSTAEIDRPNSTFSELEPAALLAAACGKIRDSLRKGQHEMADWAGGPLAVSAVPGAGKSTGMAAASAIAIARNRLHNRRQLIVVTFTRSAAANIKAKIRQRLAELSLSQGGFAVHTLHGLALNIAMRHPDLSGLNLENSTLVNTTQSHRLIRTCVELWIGENPRRYQVLLEGQQFDGEETERLRRQSVLRTEILPQLAKTVIHEAKSSGLSPEELLEMGNIDSRDDYEILAVAGGLYQKYQALLRSREFIDYDEMILAALRVLDNPKARAIEQKQVFAVFEDEAQDSTPLQTKLLKILASETDSPNSLENFIRVGDPNQAINSTFTPADPIYFRKFCEDCQIENKLATMDGAGRSTQVIIDAANFMLQWVNSSELAGTEQPFRDQTIKPVPSDDPQQNANPAPIGIGLELHTPRDIYHTVELIGKRVIELVEEFLPADFEWESYQQNQESGGEASDEDNRAKLPLENLKSMAVLVRENKQGKFIKEVLENPRKHGLSCDLRKYGIKIEDVGERDRHSQVPWEILTLLQFLDRPHSPDYLKAALKILSDRQLIPKQDYNTFATSPEQFLYPGPLDPQQSEPVRKCRYFCCGLLQARLELPPYQIISFLALALQYDQTELATADKLAERVAIQTAGNNSMSNILSVLSEIVSSERFEPVDADDKIEERYTSKGQLTIITMHKAKGLDWDCVFLPFLHDQTIPGSLRVLPQTRFLGDFTLAEVARAQIRASLHEKYPLPNLGEAWEQAGYLKTAEEFRLLYVAMTRAKSLLWMAAEKKGPFTWNKPENLQEQKPCPVMPVLKQQFPGNVIL